In Drosophila subpulchrella strain 33 F10 #4 breed RU33 chromosome 3R, RU_Dsub_v1.1 Primary Assembly, whole genome shotgun sequence, the following are encoded in one genomic region:
- the LOC119554019 gene encoding uncharacterized protein LOC119554019 — MSLPPWKKDHPWMWLSQLNRNGPALILRHYKRKPAFRPKASEPKSPSNPRTDPVKSKFEATRGKLMHLLRRFDEVDSIIDGSRRRINPFQPVALIELEYADIERQMKEGIYGFLEYDFEKSDDVSSLEKAMENQKLED; from the coding sequence ATGTCGCTGCCCCCGTGGAAGAAGGACCACCCCTGGATGTGGCTGAGCCAACTTAATCGCAATGGACCTGCCCTTATATTGCGCCACTACAAGCGTAAGCCCGCCTTCCGGCCAAAAGCCTCGGAACCCAAATCCCCTTCGAATCCCCGGACAGACCCAGTGAAGTCCAAGTTTGAGGCCACTCGCGGCAAGCTGATGCACCTGTTGCGTCGCTTCGATGAGGTGGACTCCATCATCGACGGATCCCGCCGGAGGATCAATCCCTTCCAGCCGGTGGCTTTGATAGAACTGGAGTACGCCGATATCGAGCGTCAGATGAAGGAGGGAATCTACGGATTTTTGGAGTATGACTTCGAGAAAAGCGATGACGTTTCCAGTCTGGAGAAAGCCATGGAGAACCAGAAGCTAGAAGACTAA
- the LOC119555973 gene encoding lateral signaling target protein 2 homolog produces MRMVRPSRRKGIEEVYGSKMDTVHPVKSVAISHAGMTKTTTMRAPGGAGGTISSRQTDARTQRSFVTENDYYITTNLPLTAANLRNAPSAMTQTSPSQMIPGHAQPSPYNAMSSRRNNMANKASARQQPMNKIPHFGPGEGKANIGGYNMAKSKEGYRVQHHGKGNTQRGNYPMDDNAEFSDKELMVPQQQQQLGNLGVMRRHNQHSHAHQMQLQMQSGVMQHPPQHQLHQQQMSNHSHIKQQHQQQQQLRQHPHPHPHPHPHPHPHPHQKHSRGRQPIPASKVHVSTADDDDEKEDDPEEFFELIRQTVQTAVGNTISDALGKNFRDLSHKIDRFSGELKQTNENLDKLQEQVTSKVIYYGEENSRHFRYLCMKSEYDKMFYQHQSMMTGKPPTPEMMNLSKANLVAAASASKHLGYKPSQNLKHQGVKGHKGQSRATNNHKKEINEALKNSGAYHSTSKAQQQGIAARKSSSDHSLVGKSSEVGVREVLDHIQRYCNQVQMKEQMGADGQLPNLEDILIPKKISSGGLCEPGAKSSRNIAGCQGDKKDDDTEVETPIDSMDETYTEVDDFQFSSDISTCSEDDGCGLKYLSGAATARPSAKLNRRAANKGAGDGQ; encoded by the exons ATGAGAATGGTGCGCCCCAGTCGTCGCAAGGGAATCGAGGAGGTATACGGATCTAAGATGGACACTGTGCATCCTGTGAAATCAGTGGCGATATCCCATGCAGGTATGACCAAAACAACCACAATGAGAGCTCCAGGTGGGGCAGGAGGTACGATTAGCTCCCGGCAAACCGATGCCCGCACGCAGCGCAGTTTTGTCACCGAAAACGATTACTATATTACCACGAACTTGCCCCTGACGGCGGCTAATTTGCGGAATGCCCCCAGTGCGATGACGCAGACATCGCCGTCGCAGATGATTCCCGGTCACGCCCAGCCGTCGCCCTATAATGCCATGTCCTCGAGGCGAAACAATATGGCCAACAAGGCCAGTGCCCGCCAGCAGCCGATGAACAAGATTCCGCATTTTGGCCCCGGCGAGGGTAAGGCCAACATTGGTGGCTATAACATGGCCAAATCGAAGGAGGGCTATCGTGTGCAGCACCATGGAAAGGGCAATACCCAGAGGGGCAACTATCCCATGGACGATAACGCCGAGTTCTCCGACAAGGAACTAATGGtgccccagcagcagcagcagctgggaAATCTGGGGGTTATGCGGAGGCACAATCAGCATTCCCATGCCCACCAGATGCAATTGCAGATGCAGTCCGGAGTGATGCAGCATCCGCCGCAGCATCAGCTCCACCAGCAGCAGATGTCCAATCACAGTCATATCAAGCAGCAgcatcaacagcagcaacagctaCGCCAACATCCCCATCCACATCCTCAtccacatccgcatccgcatccacaTCCCCATCAGAAGCACTCGCGTGGGCGACAGCCGATCCCGGCGAGCAAGGTGCACGTGAGTACCGCCGATGACGATGACGAGAAGGAGGACGATCCCGAGGAGTTCTTCGAGCTGATTCGCCAGACCGTCCAAACTGCCGTAGGA AACACCATTTCGGATGCTCTGGGCAAGAACTTTCGGGATCTGAGCCACAAAATCGACAGGTTCTCGGGCGAGTTGAAGCAGACCAACGAGAATTTGGACAAACTGCAGGAACAGGTCACCAGTA AGGTGATTTACTACGGCGAAGAGAACTCCCGGCACTTTCGCTACTTGTGCATGAAGTCCGAGTACGATAAGATGTTCTACCAGCATCAATCGATGATGACGGGCAAGCCCCCAACTCCCGAGATGATGAATCTCTCAAAGGCGAACCTAGTGGCTGCTGCCTCAGCGAGCAAACATCTGGGATACAAACCATCCCAGAATCTCAAGCACCAGGGTGTAAAAGGTCACAAGGGTCAGAGCAGGGCGACTAATAACCATAAAAAGGAGATTAACGAAGCTCTAAAGAATTCGGGGGCCTATCATAGTACCTCAAAGGCTCAACAGCAGGGCATTGCAGCCCGAAAATCCTCTTCGGACCATAGTTTAGTTGGAAAATCCTCTGAAGTGGGCGTTCGCGAGGTACTCGATCACATTCAGCGCTATTGCAATCAGGTGCAAATGAAGGAACAGATGGGTGCTGATGGGCAACTGCCCAATCTGGAGGACATCTTGATACCTAAGAAAATCTCCAGCGGGGGACTTTGTGAGCCGGGGGCCAAGAGTTCCCGCAACATTGCAGGCTGTCAGGGTGACAAAAAGGATGACGACACAGAGGTGGAAACCCCCATCGATAGCATGGATGAGACCTACACCGAGGTGGATGACTTCCAGTTCTCCTCGGACATCTCGACCTGCAGCGAGGATGATGGTTGTGGGCTGAAATATCTAAGTGGAGCGGCCACAGCTCGACCTTCGGCCAAATTGAATCGAAGGGCCGCCAACAAGGGCGCCGGAGATGGTcagtaa